TCCTGATCAGTTCCCACGTGGGGCAGATCAACTTCTATATCGGTTTTCTGGCGGGCATCAAGGCCTTCGTGGCCGCCGTTCTCGGCGGAATCGGGTCAATTCCAGGCGCTGTCCTCGGCAGCTTTGTACTTGGTCTGACGGAGAGTTTCGGAGCCGGTTACATATCATCGGACTATGAGGATGTGTTCGCCTTTATTATTCTGGTGCTGATTCTGATATTCCGTCCTGCCGGGCTCCTCGGCCGTGCCCAGAGCGACAAGATATAAGGGATACACACAATGAACAACGCTGTACAGGAACTGAAAAAATCCTTAATCACCTCGCTGTGGTTCATGTTTCTGACCTTCCCCATCATGGTCATCAAGGTCAACACGGTAGAAAATATTGTAAACTGGCGCTGGTCCAACATGGTCTTTGTGGGCGTTCTCAGTTTCATCATCTCCTACTTCTGGCGGGGCATGCTGCGAAAAAAGGAACGGGGAGACAAACTGTTTGACCTCTCCAGGTTCATGCCTGCAAAATTGCGGGATCTGGATCTTCGGGAGACCCTTTCTGATAAAAAGATTGCCCGACCTGTTCTTGCTGTACTTCTGGTGGCGGCGCTTGTATTTCCCTTCGCCGCGGGCATGTATCAGACCAGTATAATGACCACGGCCCTTATGTACATCATCCTGGGTCTCGGTTTAAATATCGTTATCGGGCTGGGTGGAATGCTCCATCTCGGCTATGCGGCCTTCTATGCCGTGGGAGCCTACACCTACGCGATTCTGCACCGGGATTTCGGCATCGGATTCTGGGTCGCCCTGCCTCTGGGCGCAATACTGGCCATGCTGTTCGGAATGCTCCTGGGTTTTCCGGTGCTGCGGCTCAAGGGCGATTATCTTGCCATCGTTACCCTCGGTTTCGCAGAAATCGTGCGCATCGTGCTGGAGAACTGGAATGACTTCTCCTCCGGTCCTTCCGGGATCGCCAATATTCCACGGCCCAGTTTTTTTGGAATGAAGCTTTCACTCCCCAACGCGACTATCTACATTTACATGATAACCCTGGCCCTTGTTCTTTTCACGATCTTTGTGGTTCGAAGACTTGAGAACTCACGCCTCGGTCGAGCCTGGGAAGCCATGAGGGAGGACGCCATTGCCTCCGAGTCCATGGGCGTCAATATAACAACAACAAAACTGACGGCCTTCGCCCTGGGAGCCTTCTGGGCCGGCATGGTTGGGGTTATCTTCGCCGCGAAAACGACCTTTGTTAATCCCGCCAGCTTCACCCTGATGGAGTCGGTCCTGGTCCTCTGTATTATAGTA
The Marispirochaeta aestuarii DNA segment above includes these coding regions:
- a CDS encoding ABC transporter permease subunit, coding for MNNAVQELKKSLITSLWFMFLTFPIMVIKVNTVENIVNWRWSNMVFVGVLSFIISYFWRGMLRKKERGDKLFDLSRFMPAKLRDLDLRETLSDKKIARPVLAVLLVAALVFPFAAGMYQTSIMTTALMYIILGLGLNIVIGLGGMLHLGYAAFYAVGAYTYAILHRDFGIGFWVALPLGAILAMLFGMLLGFPVLRLKGDYLAIVTLGFAEIVRIVLENWNDFSSGPSGIANIPRPSFFGMKLSLPNATIYIYMITLALVLFTIFVVRRLENSRLGRAWEAMREDAIASESMGVNITTTKLTAFALGAFWAGMVGVIFAAKTTFVNPASFTLMESVLVLCIIVLGGMGSTTGVIVGALIIVLLPEYLRAFSEYRMLLYGAVLVMMMVFRPNGIIQKVRKRHTFDIKEASSGGSNE